A stretch of Lathyrus oleraceus cultivar Zhongwan6 chromosome 6, CAAS_Psat_ZW6_1.0, whole genome shotgun sequence DNA encodes these proteins:
- the LOC127094634 gene encoding uncharacterized protein LOC127094634 — MAPQKPSSCKHSKKKQDPALSPVHDLKGPMTIGNQQYVPQPPNEKEKECIYKSQDQTKKAVRIPAKKTSVEASPSAAKKHSTKVSQKPPSVQKRKSEEEKEEDNVPNEESGDESPELIPPPQKKKKLTKKQVAVERTPEKILEETVKEEDIPISDHDRQIVAEFDATMGEASEDESPPHPGLDVATQGDDTDMEAGVEIDHENETAKDGGDQSKQTEAEQTLERNTPSAPDQTPGSGKSTGSTSFSREELGNLKV, encoded by the exons ATGGCTCCTCAAAAACCTTCAAGCTGCaaacattccaagaagaaacaagatCCAGCTCTCTCCCCTGTGCACGATTTAAAAGGACCAATGACTATTGGAAATCAACAGTATGTTCCTCaacctccaaatgagaaagaaaaagaatgcatcTATAAATCCCAG GATCagaccaaaaaag ccgtgaGGATTCCTGCCAAGAAAACTTCTGTCGAAGCGTCGCCAAGTGCTGCTAAGAAACATTCGACAAAG gtaagtcAAAAACCCCCATCAGTCCAAAAGAGAAAGAGtgaagaggagaaagaagaggaTAATGTTCCTAATGAAGAATCTGGTGACGAATCTCCAGAGCTAATCCCCCCtcctcagaagaagaagaaactcacaaag AAACAAGTGGCTGTCGAAAGAACAcctgagaaaattctggaggaaACAGTCAAAGAAGAAGATATCCCCATAAGTGATCATGACAGGCAAATTGTAGCAGAATTCGACGCTACAAtgggtgaagcttctgaagacgaatctcctcctcatccaggattagATGTTGCAACTCAGGGTGATGATACTGACATGGAAGCTGGAGTCGAAATTGATCATGAAAACGAAACTGCCAAAGATGGGGGAGACCAGTCGAAACAAACAGAGGCTGAGCAAACTTTAGAGCGAAACACTCCATCTGCTCCTGATCAGACCCCAGGAAgcggcaaatcaactggttcgactagtttctctcgcgaggagcttgGAAATCTTAAAGTGTAG